A genomic region of Desulfurellaceae bacterium contains the following coding sequences:
- a CDS encoding YihY/virulence factor BrkB family protein translates to MAFEPSRIFAVDRETMWTADAVDLAGLAGLKVRSARFGVVLSQEFKRGMLDLHAKSLVYTTLLSLVPFLAVSFSVLTAFGASQDIAPFLISLLEPLGETGSRVVTGWVVEFVNNVQIGVLGVLGFVVLFYFVLSLVGKIEDALNY, encoded by the coding sequence ATGGCATTTGAGCCGAGTCGGATTTTTGCCGTGGACAGAGAGACGATGTGGACAGCCGACGCTGTCGATTTGGCCGGGCTGGCCGGGCTGAAGGTGCGCAGCGCCCGCTTTGGCGTCGTTTTGTCCCAGGAATTCAAGCGCGGCATGCTCGACCTGCACGCCAAGAGCCTGGTCTATACCACCCTGCTGTCCCTGGTTCCTTTTCTGGCCGTCAGCTTTTCGGTGCTGACCGCCTTCGGGGCGAGTCAGGACATTGCCCCCTTCCTGATCTCCCTGCTTGAGCCGCTGGGCGAAACGGGCAGCCGTGTGGTGACGGGCTGGGTGGTGGAGTTCGTGAACAATGTCCAGATCGGTGTCCTGGGGGTGCTCGGCTTTGTCGTGTTGTTCTATTTCGTGCTGTCCCTGGTGGGAAAGATCGAAGACGCGCTGAACTATAT
- a CDS encoding YihY/virulence factor BrkB family protein, with product GEAFAGVPVLLSWLVPLLVLFGVFTFVYKLLPNTPVRLRSALLGGAAASLLWTLAGAGFTVFVAEAPDRIAIYRSFAAAIVFFVWLYVSWFIILVGGLVAYVHQHADTRFALMARRQQGTLTQLRLALSALTFLTTPRPARWPTWRPPSGCQPQTSKRSWKPVCAAALCAARSNPRG from the coding sequence CAGGAGAAGCGTTCGCCGGCGTGCCGGTCCTGCTGTCCTGGCTGGTACCCCTGCTGGTTCTGTTCGGTGTCTTCACCTTTGTGTACAAGCTTCTGCCCAATACGCCGGTCCGCTTGCGCTCGGCGCTGCTGGGCGGGGCGGCCGCCAGCCTGCTATGGACGCTTGCCGGCGCCGGCTTTACCGTCTTCGTGGCTGAGGCACCGGACCGCATTGCCATTTATCGGAGTTTTGCCGCTGCCATCGTCTTTTTCGTGTGGCTGTACGTGAGCTGGTTTATCATTCTGGTCGGCGGCCTCGTCGCCTATGTCCACCAGCATGCCGATACGCGCTTTGCCTTGATGGCGCGCCGCCAGCAGGGCACCCTGACTCAGCTCCGGCTTGCCCTGTCAGCCCTGACGTTTTTGACCACGCCCCGCCCTGCCCGTTGGCCGACTTGGCGACCGCCCTCGGGGTGTCAGCCGCAGACCTCGAAGAGGTCGTGGAAGCCTGTCTGCGCGGCGGCTTTGTGTGCCGCACGGTCGAACCCGAGGGGCTGA